GGAGATCATAGCCGCCCTCCAGCAGGCTGACCACCCGGCCCGCGCAGCGGCGCTCGGCGATCCCGCACAACTCACTGGTCAACCAAGCGAAATCCGCCTCCGTCAGGCGCAGCTGCGCGAGTGGATCGCGCGCATGCGCATCGAATCCCGCCGAGATGACGATCAGCTCCGGCGCGAAGGCCTCGATGGCCGGCAAAAGTGTTTCCGACCAAGCACGTCGGAACTCCGCGCCCGAGGCGCCAGGGGGCAGGGGGGCGTTGTGGATATTGCCCACTCCCGTCTCCGAGGCCGCGCCCGTGCCGGGATAGAGCGGCATCTGGTGGCTGGAGGCGAAGAGGATGCTGGGATCGTCCTGCGTGCAATCCTGGCTGCCATTGCCGTGATGCACGTCGAAATCGCAGATGGCGACGCGGCCCAGGCCATGCACCGCCTGGGCGTGGCGGGCCGCGATCACCGCATTGGCGAAGAGGCAGAAGCCCATGGGGCGGCGATGCTCGGCATGGTGGCCGGGCGGGCGGGTCGCGCAGAAGGCGCGGCGCACCTTGCCTTCGCAGACCTCGTCCACCGCGCGCACCGCGGCGCCGGCGGCCAGAAGGGCGGCGCGGGCGCTGCCGCTGCACATGATGGTGTCGGCATCCAGTGCCACGTACTCGCCCTCCGGCGGGCGGACGCCGAGGATGGCGGCGACATAATCGGCCGGATGGGCGCGGCAGAGCTGCTCCTCCGTCGCTTCCTCGGGCTGGTCGCGGATGAGTTCGGCGAATTCCTCGCGGTCCAGCGCCTGGAGCACGGCGCGCAGCCGGTCGGGGCATTCCGGATGGCCCTCGCCCATCTCATGGGCCAGGCAGTCGCGATGGGTGAGAAGAAGGACGCTCACGGCTCGGCCCGCCGGCGCAGGACGAAGCGGAAGCCCTCATCCTCCTCGGCCCAGGCCAGCAGCTCGTGCCCGGTCTCCTGGGCATAGGCGTGGAAATCCTTCACCGCGGCCGGGTCGGTCGCCAGCACGGCGAGCGTGGCACCGGGCGCCATGGCCCTGAGCGCCTTGTTGGCCTTGAGGACGGGCAGCGGACAGGTCATGCCCCGGACGTCGAGTGTGGTGGTGTCTCCCATCCCGCCAATGCAGCACCGGCAGGGGCTTGCCCGCAAGCCTCGCGCGCCGCAGCTTTTGCGTCATGCGCATCGGCATTGACCTTGGCGGCACGAAGACGGAGGTGGTCGCCCTCGGTGAGGCGGGTGAGGTGCTGCTGCGCCGCCGCCAGCCGACGCCGCCCGATTATGCCGGCGTGATCCGGGGGGTGGTGCAGCTGGTCGAGGGTGCGGAGGCGCAGCTCGGCCAGCGCGGCAGGGTGGGGGTGGGCATCCCTGGCAGCCTTTCGCCCGAGACGGGGCTGGTGCGGGGCGCCAATTCCACCTGGCTCAATGGCGGGCGGCTGGATGCGGACCTCGCCGCGGCACTGGGCCGGCCGGTGCGGCTTTCCAATGATGCCAATTGCCTCGCGCTGTCCGAGGCGGCGGACGGAGCGGGGGCGGGGGCTTCGAGCGTCTTCGCGGTGATCCTCGGCACCGGCGTGGGCGGCGGCATTGTCGTCGGCGGGCGGCTGCTGGAGGGCTTCAACCGGATCGGCGGCGAATGGGGCCACAATCCGCTGCCCTGGATGACGGAGGCCGAGTTCCCAGGTCCCGCCTGCTGGTGCGGCAAGCGGGGCTGCATCGAGACCTTCCTCTCCGGCCCGGCCCTCGCGGCCGATGCGGATGGCCCCGGCGCGCGCGATGCGAGCGGCCTGCCCGGGCGCGGCGACGCGGCGGCGCAGCAGGCGCTCGCTCGCCACACGGACCGGCTGGCCCGGGCGCTCGCCATGGTGGTGAACCTGCTGGACCCGGAGGTGATCGTGCTGGGCGGCGGGCTGTCCAACATGGCGCATCTCTACGCGGATCTGCCCCGGCTGCTGCCGCGCCATGTCTTCTCGGACGTGGTCCGCACGCGCATCGTCCCGGCGCAGCATGGCGACAGCTCGGGCGTGCTGGGGGCGGCCCGGCTCTGGGATTCGTAGCGCAGGCATCATTCGCAGCGCGCGCGGGATGGGGCATGCTGTGCCCCGGCAACCCCGACGGACCCCATGGATTTCGACAGCGAAAACACGCCCAGCAACCCCGCGCCGCGCGAGACGATCGGCGAGATCATCGCACGGCGCTATTCCCGGCGCGGCGCGCTGCTGGGCGGCCTGGCCGCCGCCCTCGCCACGCCGGCCGCCGCCGTGCCGATGCGCGGCGGCCCCTCCACGCTCACCTTCCCGGAGTTGCGTCACCAGCTCGCCCAGACCGATGCGGTGGCCGAGGGGCATGAGAGCCGCCTGCTGATCCGCTGGGGCGACCCGGTGCTGCCCGATGCACCCGCCTTCGACCCGCGCCGCCAGACCGCCGCCGCCCAGGCGCGGCAATTCGGCTACAACAACGACTACATCGCGGTCCTGCCGATGCGGCCGGGCGCGCCGATCACCGACCGCGCCCTGCTCTGGGCCAATCACGAATACACCAACACCAACCTGATGTTTCCCGGCATGGGCTCGCCGGGCGAGGCGCGCGCCCGCGTCACGGCCCAGCAGGTCGAGATCGAGCTGATGGCCCATGGCGGCAGCATCGTGGAGATCGAGCGCGAGGGGCGGAGCTGGAAGCTCGCACCGCCGGGCCGGCTCAACCGGCGGATCACCGCGGCCACACCGATGCGGATCAGCGGCCCCGCGGCCGGCCATCCCTGGATGCGGACCAGCGCCGACCCGGAAGGGCGCCTGGTGCTCGGGACGTTGGCCAATTGCGCTGGTGGATTAACGCCTTGGGGGACGATTCTCACCTGCGAAGAGAACATCAACTTCGCGTTCGGTGGGGCGCTGAACGATGCCGCGCAGGCCGAATCCCAGCGCCGCTTCGGCATGGTGGACAATCCGCCTTATGGCTGGCATCGCCATGTCCCGCGCTTTAATCGCAGCCTTGATCCCAATGAATCCAATCGGTTCGGTTGGGTTGTTGAAGTGGATCCTTATGATCCGCAGAGCGTCCCGGTGAAGCGCACCGCGCTCGGCCGCTTCAAGCATGAGGGCGCCGCTCATGCCATGGCGCCCGATGGGCGCATGGTCATCTACATGGGCGACGACCAGCGCTTCGACTACGTCTATCGCTTCGTCACCGCCCGCCCGCATGACCCCGCCAGCCCGGACCGCAATCTGCTCGATGATGGAACGCTCTCGGTCGCGCGATTCGACGCCGATGGCACCATGCGCTGGCTGCCCCTGGTGCAGGGCACCGGCCCCCTCACGCCGGCCAATGGGTTCCACAACCAGGGCGATGTCGTCATCCAGGCCCGCCGCGCGGCGGACCTGCTGGGCGCCACGCCCATGGACCGCCCGGAGGATGTCGAGGCCAATCCGGTGAATGGCCGCGTCTATGTCATGCTCACCAACAACGCCAACCGCACGGCCGAGCAGGTGAACCCCGCCAATCCACGTGCCGCCAACACGCATGGCCATGTGGTGGAGTTGATCCCCCCCGGCGCGCCCAGCCAGCCGGACCACGCGGCCGAGACCATGCGCTGGGGCCTGTTCCTGCGCGCCGGCAAGCCGGGCGTGGACCCCGGCACGGAATACCACCGCGCCACCAGCGACCAGGGCTGGCTGTCCTGCCCCGACAATTGCGCCTTCGACAGCAAGGGCCGGATCTGGATCGCGACGGATGGGGCGGGCAGTACGGCGGGCATCGCCGATGGCGTCTGGGTGGCGGACACCACCGGTGCCGGGCGCGCGCTCACGCGCCTCTTCTACCAGGCGCCGACCGGAGCCGAGGTCTGCGGCCCCTGGATCCTGCCCGATGACAGCGCGCTCTTCCTGGCGATCCAGCATCCTGGCCAGAATTCCGGCAGCAATTTCGAAACCCCCTCGACCCGCTGGCCGGACTTCGCGGAGGGAATGCCGCCGCGCCCCTCGGTCATCGTCATCACCCATGCGGGCGGGGCGGCGATCGGCAGTTGAAGCGTGCCGCGCCGGGCCGCATCCTCCACCGATGCCCGACCCGGCCCTCTGCCGCGACTGCCTGAGCGCCGATCCCGGCCCGGGCGCCGCCTGCCGCCATTGCGGCGGGCGGCGGGTGGTCCGCCATCCGGAGCTCTACACGCTCACCATCGCCCATGTGGATTGCGACGCCTTCTATGCGAGCGTCGAGAAGCGCGACCGGCCGGAACTCGCGAGCAAGCCCGTGCTGGTGGGTGGCGGGCGGCGCGGCGTCGTGGCCGCCTGCTGTTACATCGCCCGCGGCTACGGCATCCACAGCGCCATGCCCATGTTCAAGGCGCTGGCCGCCTGCCCGGATGCCGTCGTCATCAAGCCCGACATCGCCAAATACGCGCGGGAGGGCACGCGCATCCGCGCCCTGATGGAGGCGCTGACCCCCCTCGTGCAGCCGCTCTCCATTGACGAGGCGGTGCTGGACCTCGCGGGCACCGAGGCGCTGCACAAGGCGCCGCCCGCCGTGACGCTGGCCCGCCTCGCACGCGACGTGGAGCGCGAGGTGGGGGTGACCATCTCGATCGGCCTCGCGGCCAACCGCCTCATGGCCAAGCTCGCGGTGGGGCGGGACAAGCCGCGCGGCTTCGCGGTGATCGGGGCTGGCGAGGCGGCCGCCTGGCTCGCGCCGCAGCGGGTGGGCGTGCTGCCCGGCATCGGCCCGGCAGCGGCGCGGCGGCTGGAGACGGCGGGCATCACCCGCCTCGGCCAGCTCGCCGCGCTGGATGACAGGGCGGCGGTCGCGCGCCTCGGCGCCGATGGCCCGGCGCTCGCCGCCCGCGCCCGCGGCGAGGATGACCGCCCGGTGAACCCGGAGCGCGAGACGAAATCCGTCAGCGCCGAGACCACCTTCGAGGAGGACCTCTCCGACCTCGCCGCGCTGGAGGCGGTGCTCTGGCGGATGAGCGAGAAGCTCGCCGCGCGGCTGGCGGGGAAGGGGCTTTCGGCCGGGGGCGTGGTGCTCAAGCTCAAGACCGCCGGCTTCGAAAGCCTGACCCGCAGCGCCCGCCTGCCGGGCCCGACCCTCCTGCCCGAGACGCTGTTTGACGCGGCGCGCCCGCTGCTGGCCCGCGCGGCCGATGGCTCGCGCTACAGGCTGCTGGGCCTGGGTGCCGCGCCGCTCTGCCCGGCGGAGGAAGCGGACCGCGGGGATCTCGCCGATCCGGGTGCCCCACGCCGCGCGGCCAAGTGGCGCGCCGTTGAGGCGCTGCGGGAGCGCTTCGGTTCGGCCAGCGTGGTGGCCGGACGATCCTTGCGGAATACGGACAAATCCTAACGATCACGAAAAGAAAAGGAGCCTATCTTCACAGCCGGTGCAACTTTCAGTTGGGGGAAGAATTCAATGTTCATGTTTCATGGCGTGCCGACGCGGCCACGGCTCTCACACGCTCTGGGGGCCATCGCGGTCCTGGGTCTTGCGGGGGCTTCCGGCGCGGCGGCCCAGGCCCCGGCCGGTGACTTCGCGGTCCCGACCCAGGGCCTCTACATCGGCGCCGGCGGCGCCTTCAACGTCACCCGCTTCGGCACGCAAAACGTCTATGCCCTCGGCATTTCGGACGTCTACCAGAACGGCGTCCGCGTCTCGAGCGGCTCGGCCGCCGGCCCGGCGCGCGTACCGCTCGGCACCGAGACGGGCTTCGCGCCGGCGGCGCAGATCGGCTATTTCCAGAACTTCGCCGAAAGCCGCTGGCTCTGGGGCGTGAAGGCCTCCTACAGCTACCTCGGCACGACGGCGAGCACGCCCAATGCGCTGCTGCCGCAGGCGGGTGCCTTCACCGATGCCAGGACGGGGGCGAGCACCCCGTTTCTTGGCAATGCGGTCGTGCGCTCCTTCGAGCAGAAGGCGGAGCACCAGATCACCCTCACGCCCTTCATCGGCCATGCCCATCAGAGGGGCTTCCTCTATCTGGGCGGTGGGCCCACGCTGACGCGCCTCAGCACCCAGATGAACGGCCTGGTGGGCTTCGCCGACATCAACGGGAACCGAAGCGAGATCTCCGGGCCTCCGCAGAATTTCTCGAGCGCGGCCTGGGTCTGGGGGGCGATGTTCGTCGCCGGCGTCACCTATTTCGTGGACGCCAACTGGTTCCTGGACGTGACCTACACCGCCTCGACCACGCAGCGGCAGACAGGCCAGTACTTCAGCACCTTCACCAATGCCGGCGGCCCGGGCGGCAGCGTCACCACGGGCTCGCTGATCGGCAATTCCTCCAGCGCGCCCCTCGTCTCGCAGGGGGCCATGCTGACCCTCAACCGGCGCTTCTGAGGTCCTTCGGGGCAGGGCGGGTGACGAAGGCTTAACCCGCCCTGCCCATCCTCCGCCCGTGCCGCGCCCCGATCCCTCCACCTTCGATCCCGTTCGCTTCCCGGGCCTCCGCCCCGGCGAGCCCTGGCCACCGGACGCCTTCGACTTCTCCGCCCCCTGGCTGCGCCACCGTGACCTGGCCTTCGAGCGCGGCCTGTCGGGCGAGGTGGTGCTGGTGCGGCGCTGCGAGTCACTGCGCCTCGTGCTGGACATCGAGACGGCCCATTCGGCGCTGGACGTGGAGCCGAAGAGCCGGGATTTCCGCCTGCTGCGCCTTGTCCCCTCGGCACTCTGCCTGGTCGAGACCGTGGCGCCGGGTGATCCCGTGCCGCCCAGCCTGCGTGGCCTGCCGCCCCCGCCGCCCGAGGAACATCACGTCTATGCGGCCACCACCGCCCTGGTTGCGGCCCTGCAGCGTGGCGCGGGCGAGGCGGGCGGCGCCTTCCTCGACGCGCTGCGCCGCACCCCCCCGGGCGTGGGCATGTTCGAGGCGGCGGCGGCCCAATGCATCCGCCAGAGCGGCTTCGGGCTGGAGCGCATCGCGAACCTCGCCCGCGGCTTGCAGCGCCTCGCCAATGCCCATGCCGAGGTGCTGGCCGCCGATGCGACCCGCCCGGACTATGCCGGCATGGAGCGCATGGTCGCCGCCACGGCGCGCACCATGAGCAATGATGCCGGCTGGTCTCGTGACCTCCTCGCGCATGGGCTGCGCCAGATCGCCCCGCTCATCGCCCGCCCGCGCCAGGCGACGGAGCAGCTGCGCGACGCGGCCGCCGCCCTGCTCGAGGCGGGCGGCACCCTGGGCGATGCCGGCCGCCTCGCCTATGCCCAGGGTCTCTACCGGGACCGGCTGACGGAAATCAGCATCTTCTGGCGGCGGCTCGCCGCGGCCTGGGCCAGCGTGCACCCCAAGATGACCGACCGGCAGGAGATCGACATGCTCTGCCGCAACGCGCTGCGCCGCCTGTCGCTGAAGGATCTCTACGAACCGCTCTGACGACCGCTTACTCCCGCCAGGGCCGGCGCTGCCAAAGGGCGCGCAGCTGATCCTCCGTGCGCTGGGCCATGGCGCGATACTCGGCGCCAACCATGGGGTTCAGCGGCATGAACTGGCGCTGCGCCTCGCGCAGGAATTCCGGATCGCGCAGGGCCACGGCGAAGGCCTGGGTCAGCCGCTCGGTGATGGGCGCGGGCAGGCCGGGCGGGCCCACGATGCCGCGCGCCGCGCCATGCAGGATGTCGAACCCCACCTCGCGGAAGGTCGGCACGTCGGCCGCCTCGGCCGAGCGGGTGGCGCTCGCCTGGGCCAGGATGCGCAGCCGGCCCTCGCGCTTGAGCTGCAGCGCGTCCCCCACATTGATCGCCGCCACATCCACATGCCCACCCAGCAGCTGCGGGATCAGGGGTGCCGCACCGGCGAAGGGCACGTGCACCAGCGGTGGCACGTTCGCCAGCTGCTCGAAGGCCAGCATGAAGAGGTGGTCGTCCGAGCCGACGCCGGTCGTCGCATAGGTCATCTGGCCGGGGCGGGCCCGGGCGGCGGCGATGAGGTCGGCCACCGAACGGAGCGGGCTGTCGGCGCGCACGTAGAAGCAGTTCGCGTCCTCGACGATGTTGGCGAGGAAGGTGAAGTCCATGGCGCGGAAGCGCGCGGGGCGTTCCATCGGGATGGCGTTGTGTGCGGGCAGGGTGGTGGCGCCGAGCGTGTAGCCGTCGGGGGTGGCGTTGAAGGTCGCCTCCAGCCCGATCTGCCCGGCCGCGCCGCTGCGGTTGGTGACGATGTGGCGCATGCCCGGGATCTGTGCGGACACCAGCGGCATGACGAGGCGCGTCATCACATCCACGCCGCCGCCCGCCGGGAAGGGGACGATGACCTCGACGGGTCGCTCATTCGGCCAGGCGGGCTGGGCGCGCGCGACAGCGGGAATGGTCAAGGCCGCGGCCGTGCCTGCGAGCCAGGTGCGACGCTGGATCATCGTTGTCCTCCCTGTATTGGGCGGGAGGGTGGGGCATCGCGCTTCCCGGAGGCAAGAATTGTTTCGCGGGCGGCTATTCCCGCCAAGGCCGGCGCTGCCAGAGCGCGCGCAGATTGGCGTAGTCCGCCGCCATCATCTGCCGATAGGGGCGCCCCACCAGCGGGCGCATGGGAAAGCCCTGCTGTGCCGCGTCGCGGAGGAAATCCGGGTCGGCCAGCATGGCGGTGAAGGCCAGCTCGTATTGCAGCGTGATCTCGGGGTGGAGGCCGGGCGGCGCCGCGATCCCGCGCGAGGAGCCGCCCAGCACGTCGAACCCCGCCTCGCGGAAGGTGGGCACCGGGCCGAGCGGCGCCCAACGCTCGGGCCCGCCCTGCGCCAGGCCACGGATGCGCCCATCCCGCAGCAGGGTCAGCGCCTCGCTGCCGTTGAAGGCGCCGATGGCGAGCGTGCCAACCAGCAGGTCACGCTGGATGGGGGCGGTGCCGGCGTAGGGCACATGCAGCAGGTTCACGCCCGCCGCAGCCTCGAAGGCCAGCAGGAGCATGTGGTCATCCGAGCCGATGCCGGCGGTGCCGACACCGATTTCGCCCGGACGCCCGCGTGCGGCCATCCGCAGGTCGTCCAGCGTGCGCAGGGGGCTGCGCGTGGTGACCCAGAAGGCGCCCGGGTCATCCACCACATTGGCGATCAAGGTGAACTCGTCCGGCCGGTAGCGGGGGCGGCGCTCGATCGCGATGGCATGCATGGCGGTGTTGGTGGCCGCGCCGATGGTGAAGCCATCGGGCGCCGCGTTGAACAGCGCCTCGAAGCCGATCTGCCCGCCGGCCCCGGGCCGGTTGATGACCGCGGTGCGCGCACCGGGCAGGTGGCGCGGCAGGTGATGCGCGACGAGGCGGCCCATCTGGTCCACGCCGCCGCCGGGCGGAAAGGGGATGATGACCTCGATCGGCCGATCCTGCGGCCAGGCGGCGCGCGCGATGCCGGGGAGGGCCAAGCCCCCCGCTGCCAGAAGCGTCCTGCGCCGCATGCCTTGCCTCCTCGCCGTTTCGGGGCAGGGTGGATGCCTGGGCCGATTTCGTCCAGCTTGGCGGGACAGGTCAGGAGGACATCTATGCACGGATCGCTGCTGGAGGAATTCGGCGTCGAGGGCGAGTGGAACGTGGCGGTACGGCACCGCATCCGCTGGGCCGAATGCGACCTCTACGGCCATGTGAACCACGCGGCCTATCTGGTGATGTTCGAGGATCTGCGCGTCGAGCACTGGCGCTCGTTGGGCCAGGTGCTGCGGGCGGACCAACCGGGGCCGGTCGTGGCCAAGCTCGAGGCGCGCTATGTGCGGGCCACCGGATTCGAGGATGACGTGCTGCTGACGCTGCGCGTGCCGAGCCTGCGGAACACGAGCTTCGTGCACGAATACGCGATGTGGAAGGACGGCCTCTGCTTCGAATGCAAGGCGCTGCTGGTCTGCGTGCAGAACGGGTTGAGCACGCCGATTCCGGAGGCGGCGCGCAAGCTGATGATCGAACGGGACGGGGCGAAGGCCGGGTGAGGGGGCGCTGCCCCCTCCCACTCCCTCGCCATAGGCCGAAAGGCCCTTCGCACCCGGATGCTACCCCGCGTAGCCCTCGATGAGGGCGACGTGGGAGACCGTGCAGGATTCGCGCAGCGCCAGCAGGGGTGCGTAGTCGGCGCCGTGGTAGAAGCGCTTCAGCGTCTCCATGTCTGGGTATTCCAGGACCACGACGCGATCGAGGCCCGGTTCGCCCTCCACAACCGTCACCGCGCCACCGCGGATCAGGTAGCGCCCGCCATGGGCGGCGATCATGGGCGAGACCTTCTCGCGATATTCGGCGAAGCGCGCCGGGTCCTTCACCGTGATGTTGGCGATCAGATAGGCGGCCATCGCGCTCACTCGACCTTGATGCCGGCGGCGCGGATGATCGGCTCCCACTTACCGATCTCGGCGCGCAGGAAGGCCGCCGCGCTGTCGGGCGTGCTGTCGGTCACCACCTGCATGGTCATCTCCGTCAGGCGGTTCCGGATCGCCTCGACCGCGACGGCGCGGTTCACCGCGGCGTTGATGGCGCGCACCACCGGCGCCGGCGTGCCCGAGGGCACCAGCACCATGTGCCAGGTATAGGCCTCGTAGCCGGCCACGCCCTGCTCGATGAAGGTCGGCACCTGCGGCACCAGCGGGCTGCGCTCCTTGGTCGAGATGGCGAGCGGGCGAAGCTCGCCCCGCTGGATGTAGGGAATGGTGGCGGCGGCCACGTCCAGCATCATCGGGATGCGGCCGGCCAGCACATCGGGCATGGCGGCGGAGGAGCCGCGGAAGGCGATGTGGTTCATGCGCAGCGGCCCCTGCGGACCGCCCGCCATGTGCAGGAACAGCTCGGACGCCAGGTGCACGGCGCCGCCATTGCCGCTGCTCGCATAGTCGAACCGGCCCGGATTGGCGCGGACGAGGGCGATCAGCTCCGGCAGGGTGCGCGCCGGGAAGTTGTTGTTCACCATCATGATCATCGGGATCTGGCCGACCAGCGCGACCGGCGTGAAATCCGCGATGGGGTCGAAGGGCACGCGCTCGAACAGCGCGCGCACCACGGCGTGGCCGACCGTGGTGTAGAGGACGGTCAGCCCGTCCTTCGGTGCCTTCGCCACGAGATCCGTGCCGATGATGATGCCCGAGCCGGTGCGGTTCTCGACCACGATGCGGTTGGGCAGCGTCTTCGACATTTCCTCCGCGATCATGCGCGCGGGAATGTCGGTGGGCCCGCCGGCCGCGAAGGGGACGATGAAGCGCACCGGGGCGGTCGGCCAGTCGGTGGCGACCTGTGCCTGCGCCGAGGCGATCAGCGCGGGGGAGGCAAGGGCGGTAAGGGCCAGGGCCCGGCGGCGAAGCATGGACGTGATCTCCCGTTTGGTTGTCCGGGAGATTGGCGCTTCCGCCCCGCGGGTCAATCCCGCGCGTCGAGCCGCTTGCCGGTTTCTCCGTCAAACACGTGCAGCGATTCGAGCGGCAGGATCACGCCCATGGGGCCATCGGCGTAATTCGCCCCCGGCAGGCGCGCGGTGAGCGCGGTGCCATCGGGCAGGCGGCCATGCAGCACGCTCTCGCCGCCCAACGGCTCGACAAGCTCCACCCTCACGTCGAGGCCGCCCTGGCCGATCTGCAGGTGTTCGGGCCGGATGCCGAGGGTGAGTTTGCGCCCCGCCACCCCGGCGCGCGGCCCATCCGCAAAGGGCAGGACAAGGCCATTGGTGTCGAGGCGCGCTGCGCCGCCGCCTTCCATCAGCGTGGCGGGCAGGAAATTCATCGAGGGACTGCCGATGAAGCCAGCCACATAGGTGTCGGCCGGCCGGGCCCAGATCTCCATGGGGGTCGCGATCTGCGCGGCGTGGCCGGCATGCATCACCACCAGGCGGTCGCCCAGCGTCATCGCCTCCACCTGGTCGTGGGTCACGAAGAGACTGGTGACGTTGAGGCGCCGCTGGAGCTGCCGGATCTCGGCGCGCATCTGCACGCGCAGCTTGGCGTCGAGGTTGGAGAGCGGTTCGTCGAACAGGAAGAGCTTGGGGTTGCGCACGATGGCGCGGCCCATGGCCACACGCTGCCGCTGCCCGCCCGAGAGCTGGCGCGGCTTGCGCTCCAGGAGCTGGCCGATGCCGAGCAGCTTCGCCGCCTCATCCACGCGGCGGATGATCTCCTCGCGCGCCATGCCGCGGATCTTCAGGCCATAGGCCATGTTCTGGAA
This region of Sediminicoccus rosea genomic DNA includes:
- the ugpC gene encoding sn-glycerol-3-phosphate ABC transporter ATP-binding protein UgpC, producing MATLTLRDVKKSFGQTAVLHGVDLEVRDGEMIVIVGASGCGKSTLLRIVAGLETATSGGVIIDGQDVTPLEPADRDVAMVFQNYALYPHMSVFQNMAYGLKIRGMAREEIIRRVDEAAKLLGIGQLLERKPRQLSGGQRQRVAMGRAIVRNPKLFLFDEPLSNLDAKLRVQMRAEIRQLQRRLNVTSLFVTHDQVEAMTLGDRLVVMHAGHAAQIATPMEIWARPADTYVAGFIGSPSMNFLPATLMEGGGAARLDTNGLVLPFADGPRAGVAGRKLTLGIRPEHLQIGQGGLDVRVELVEPLGGESVLHGRLPDGTALTARLPGANYADGPMGVILPLESLHVFDGETGKRLDARD
- a CDS encoding Bug family tripartite tricarboxylate transporter substrate binding protein, producing the protein MLRRRALALTALASPALIASAQAQVATDWPTAPVRFIVPFAAGGPTDIPARMIAEEMSKTLPNRIVVENRTGSGIIIGTDLVAKAPKDGLTVLYTTVGHAVVRALFERVPFDPIADFTPVALVGQIPMIMMVNNNFPARTLPELIALVRANPGRFDYASSGNGGAVHLASELFLHMAGGPQGPLRMNHIAFRGSSAAMPDVLAGRIPMMLDVAAATIPYIQRGELRPLAISTKERSPLVPQVPTFIEQGVAGYEAYTWHMVLVPSGTPAPVVRAINAAVNRAVAVEAIRNRLTEMTMQVVTDSTPDSAAAFLRAEIGKWEPIIRAAGIKVE